One genomic region from Candidatus Caldarchaeum subterraneum encodes:
- a CDS encoding pyruvate ferredoxin oxidoreductase, beta subunit, which yields MITRLDQLPAKEAISPGHNACAGCGALIAVRQILLAAPRPLIVVNATGCLEVVTTPYPYTAWNVPWLHVAFENAAAAASGVEAALKVLERKGLGRRHNIIVFAGDGGTFDIGLQSLSGALERGHRLLFVCYDNEAYMNTGIQRSAATPPGAWSSTTPAGKQESKKDIMSIVIAHGVKYAATATPFLWKDLVNKVAKAFTFDGPAFLHVYAPCPRGWYTEPDKTIQLSRLAVETRYFPLYEVENGRYKINYFVTRPKPLEEFLSLQNRYRVLLRPENAELLQKLKQEVEERWKRLEALSQQREAPSSTHLVS from the coding sequence GTGATAACGCGTCTAGACCAACTGCCGGCTAAAGAAGCCATCAGCCCCGGACACAACGCATGCGCAGGATGCGGAGCACTGATAGCGGTCCGCCAAATCCTCCTAGCCGCACCTCGTCCACTCATAGTTGTCAACGCAACAGGTTGTCTCGAAGTGGTCACAACACCTTATCCCTACACCGCTTGGAACGTGCCGTGGCTCCATGTAGCTTTTGAGAACGCTGCTGCGGCGGCCTCGGGTGTAGAAGCCGCGCTCAAGGTTTTGGAGAGAAAGGGCCTAGGAAGACGGCACAACATCATAGTTTTCGCAGGCGACGGCGGAACCTTCGACATCGGGCTTCAATCTCTATCAGGAGCCCTTGAACGGGGGCACAGGCTCCTCTTCGTCTGCTATGACAACGAGGCCTACATGAACACGGGCATACAGCGGTCGGCGGCAACACCTCCAGGAGCATGGTCCTCGACCACGCCAGCCGGAAAACAGGAGTCCAAGAAAGACATCATGTCCATCGTCATCGCACATGGCGTCAAATACGCGGCCACCGCGACACCCTTTCTCTGGAAAGACCTAGTCAACAAAGTCGCCAAAGCATTCACCTTCGACGGCCCCGCCTTCCTCCACGTATACGCCCCCTGCCCACGCGGATGGTACACCGAACCCGACAAAACTATCCAGCTCTCGAGACTAGCAGTCGAAACCCGTTACTTCCCCCTATACGAGGTAGAAAACGGCCGCTACAAAATCAATTATTTCGTCACACGTCCCAAGCCGCTTGAGGAATTTCTCAGCCTACAGAACAGGTACAGAGTGTTGCTGAGGCCCGAGAACGCGGAGCTGCTGCAGAAGCTTAAACAAGAGGTTGAGGAGCGGTGGAAAAGGCTCGAGGCCCTGTCTCAGCAGCGTGAAGCCCCTTCATCCACCCACTTGGTCTCATAG
- a CDS encoding pyruvate ferredoxin oxidoreductase, delta subunit translates to MSSSNITVYITKPGSSAERDMSGWRSRKPVVHYDKCTNCLICWIYCPEPAIIRDPSGKIVIDYMHCKGCGICAAECPRKCIEMVSE, encoded by the coding sequence TTGAGCTCATCTAACATCACGGTATACATAACGAAGCCGGGCTCGTCCGCGGAGAGAGATATGAGTGGATGGAGAAGCAGAAAACCCGTGGTCCACTACGACAAATGCACCAACTGTCTCATCTGCTGGATTTACTGCCCCGAGCCAGCCATCATCAGAGACCCCAGCGGCAAAATCGTCATCGACTACATGCACTGCAAGGGATGCGGCATCTGCGCCGCCGAATGTCCACGCAAATGTATAGAGATGGTGAGTGAGTGA
- a CDS encoding hydroxymethylpyrimidine transporter — protein MKIRLPPEWGPEPVPENTRILRFFDYFVLWSSLGVGLLVMVAGSFLSSLSFFEVLAVSLAGSVIGSLMLASAGVVGSRYGVPTMVSLRPVLGLRGSYIPTVLNIVQLIGWTGFEIMIMAQAAGVLTGWLFGDLSFPLWVVVFSLWCLLLALGGPLAVVRKWLERYAIWLVYISSIWITYLVATSPGVGQWLTGGKPDAMPLLLALDIVVAMPVSWWPLVSDYNRFAARSSSSFWGTLSGYTVANTWFYLLGAGLVAVLGINDIISAIGTLFLGNAALILILVDETDNGFADIYSSAVSFQNIFPKTPQWVFAAFTTAAGALLALTVPLLQYEWFLLLIGSLFVPLLGAMTAEFFINRRNNPPTVDEFYQPSRVKIRGFVSWIAGIMVYVAIVQLAPNIGASIPSFLTAVSVSVLQAQLLKRPLEKETR, from the coding sequence ATGAAGATACGGCTTCCGCCTGAGTGGGGTCCCGAGCCAGTCCCCGAGAACACGCGCATACTCCGTTTCTTCGACTACTTTGTTCTCTGGTCGAGTCTGGGCGTTGGGCTTCTCGTCATGGTTGCCGGCTCCTTCTTATCATCGCTGAGTTTCTTCGAGGTTTTGGCTGTTTCTCTCGCTGGCTCGGTTATCGGTAGCCTGATGCTGGCGTCGGCGGGTGTTGTCGGAAGCAGGTATGGTGTGCCGACGATGGTGAGTCTGCGGCCCGTTCTCGGTCTCCGCGGCAGCTACATACCCACTGTCCTCAACATCGTCCAGCTCATCGGCTGGACTGGTTTCGAGATTATGATTATGGCGCAGGCGGCGGGTGTTTTGACGGGCTGGCTTTTCGGTGACCTTAGTTTTCCCCTATGGGTGGTTGTCTTCAGCCTCTGGTGTCTGCTGCTGGCCTTAGGAGGACCTCTAGCCGTTGTCCGCAAATGGCTGGAAAGATACGCTATCTGGCTGGTCTACATCTCATCCATCTGGATAACATATCTCGTCGCCACGTCGCCGGGAGTAGGCCAGTGGCTCACAGGCGGCAAGCCCGATGCGATGCCTTTGCTGCTGGCCCTAGACATAGTTGTTGCGATGCCGGTGTCGTGGTGGCCGCTTGTCTCCGACTATAACAGGTTCGCAGCCAGGTCTTCCTCAAGCTTCTGGGGCACGTTGTCGGGCTACACAGTCGCTAACACATGGTTCTACCTTCTCGGAGCAGGCCTCGTCGCGGTCCTCGGCATCAACGACATCATCTCAGCAATTGGAACACTCTTTCTCGGCAACGCGGCGCTCATCCTCATACTGGTCGACGAAACAGACAACGGCTTCGCCGACATCTACTCCTCAGCCGTCTCCTTCCAAAACATCTTCCCCAAAACGCCTCAGTGGGTTTTCGCAGCCTTTACAACAGCTGCGGGAGCTCTCCTCGCCCTAACGGTTCCGCTGCTCCAGTATGAATGGTTCCTTCTTCTCATCGGCTCACTGTTTGTCCCGCTTCTCGGAGCCATGACAGCGGAGTTCTTCATCAACAGGAGAAACAATCCACCGACCGTGGATGAGTTCTATCAGCCGAGCCGTGTCAAAATCCGCGGCTTCGTCTCATGGATAGCTGGAATCATGGTTTATGTCGCAATCGTGCAGCTGGCCCCCAACATAGGCGCATCCATCCCCTCTTTCCTTACGGCGGTGTCGGTCTCGGTCCTACAGGCCCAGCTGCTTAAACGGCCTTTGGAGAAGGAGACACGTTAA
- a CDS encoding DNA primase large subunit, with amino-acid sequence MIASTIADNWLMRRWALAESARVERLLHSEDTATFEFIVGRLLNVQKDGDEYMIRFTDYLRLAQDLTRELSWKLVNQKLSRGWVYLTRTRLTRLLRQYLYQELVRSFETTRRLAKPPEKIAQAMAEVVKNWQRQAPATKGILPPCMIAIHERLSDTSHTENFILAAHLLSSGYTVEEVVNIFRIRSDFREDIARYQVEHIAGLRGSRVKYRPPSCQRMRELNLCVQNGRLCPPNIRNPLQYRPKQQRQTT; translated from the coding sequence ATGATTGCTTCGACGATAGCTGACAACTGGTTGATGAGGAGATGGGCACTTGCCGAATCGGCTAGGGTGGAGCGGCTGCTTCATTCAGAGGATACAGCGACTTTCGAGTTCATTGTTGGACGGCTGCTGAATGTGCAAAAGGATGGCGATGAATACATGATAAGGTTCACCGACTATCTTCGGCTGGCTCAAGACCTTACCCGTGAACTGTCTTGGAAATTGGTGAACCAGAAGCTTAGCAGGGGCTGGGTTTACCTGACGAGGACGAGGCTGACGAGGCTTCTACGCCAGTATCTCTACCAAGAGCTTGTCAGGAGCTTTGAGACGACACGCAGGCTCGCCAAACCTCCCGAGAAAATAGCTCAGGCGATGGCCGAGGTCGTGAAGAACTGGCAGAGACAGGCCCCTGCGACCAAAGGCATTCTCCCGCCATGCATGATAGCTATTCATGAGCGTCTCTCCGACACGAGCCACACCGAGAACTTCATCCTAGCAGCCCATCTACTCAGCAGCGGCTACACAGTCGAAGAAGTCGTCAACATCTTCAGGATACGCAGCGACTTCAGAGAAGACATAGCCAGATACCAAGTGGAACATATCGCAGGGCTGAGAGGAAGCCGAGTAAAATACAGACCACCATCATGCCAACGAATGCGAGAACTAAACCTCTGCGTCCAAAACGGAAGACTATGCCCGCCAAACATTAGGAATCCGTTGCAATACCGACCAAAACAGCAGCGACAAACCACCTAA
- a CDS encoding pyruvate ferredoxin oxidoreductase, gamma subunit — MKGLEKFTHEFIFVGRGGQGVVTASRMLAEAALLEGKFVQSFPEFGPERSGAPVKAYARVSNTPIEIRAPVEKADTVVYFEGKLTRVYEPTTLTRPNGVVVVSCREPSALPRMDGLHVFTVDGQHVVESLKRPLSLNMVMLGATVAATKIVSLETLKSLVAKRFSSADVKALEKGFEEVVARVELI, encoded by the coding sequence ATGAAGGGGCTTGAAAAATTTACTCATGAGTTTATCTTCGTGGGACGTGGAGGGCAGGGAGTTGTGACCGCGAGCAGGATGTTGGCGGAGGCGGCCCTGCTTGAGGGCAAGTTTGTGCAGTCTTTTCCCGAGTTTGGGCCTGAGAGGTCTGGGGCGCCGGTAAAAGCTTACGCCCGCGTCTCCAACACCCCCATCGAGATAAGGGCCCCGGTGGAAAAAGCTGACACGGTCGTCTACTTTGAAGGCAAGCTAACCCGCGTATATGAGCCAACAACTTTAACCCGTCCAAACGGTGTTGTTGTGGTATCGTGCAGAGAACCATCCGCTCTACCGAGGATGGATGGTCTTCATGTTTTCACAGTGGATGGGCAGCATGTTGTAGAATCTCTCAAAAGACCTCTTTCACTCAACATGGTGATGCTGGGGGCCACTGTGGCGGCGACGAAGATTGTTTCACTCGAGACGCTCAAAAGCTTGGTGGCGAAAAGATTCAGCTCAGCCGATGTAAAAGCTCTCGAGAAAGGTTTTGAGGAGGTGGTGGCTAGGGTTGAGCTCATCTAA
- a CDS encoding conserved hypothetical protein (Cupin domain), with translation MMAVVKNVVNVEARAVDKSRDAFIQVLVDSRDGSANIFLRRFVIKPGGEIPAHSHPDIEHVQYVLRGEYEVVLDGVVHKVKSGDVLFIPAKTVHSYRNTGKEDAEFLCVIRGGPYETKWVDEGASRC, from the coding sequence ATGATGGCCGTGGTGAAGAATGTGGTTAATGTGGAGGCTAGGGCTGTTGACAAAAGTAGGGACGCGTTTATTCAGGTGCTGGTTGACTCTCGCGACGGCTCGGCTAACATTTTTCTCCGCAGGTTCGTGATTAAGCCCGGCGGCGAAATACCCGCCCACAGCCACCCCGACATAGAGCATGTCCAGTATGTTTTGCGGGGTGAGTATGAGGTTGTTCTTGACGGCGTGGTGCATAAGGTTAAGTCGGGCGATGTCTTGTTTATCCCAGCTAAGACTGTTCACAGCTATCGGAACACGGGGAAAGAGGATGCGGAGTTTCTCTGCGTGATAAGGGGAGGGCCCTATGAGACCAAGTGGGTGGATGAAGGGGCTTCACGCTGCTGA
- a CDS encoding pyruvate ferredoxin oxidoreductase, alpha subunit, which produces MLRQALLYLMSGNEAIAHAVMDADVDVVAAYPITPQTTIVEKLSEYVASGMLDAEFVPVESEHSALSVCLGASLTGARVFTATSSQGLALMHEILYIASGLRTPIVMAIANRALSAPINIHGDHSDIMGSRDAGWIQLFAENPQQAYDFTLIAYRVAEDNRVMLPVAVNVDGFTVSHCYEGVRVLGKEDARAFLPRTPRPRLEYETPITVGAMFSSMHYHVAKTEQAKALESSLNVVKEVFRSYPMREEGYDVVHAVNTDSPVMVVGLGGVMGTFRHLGRRMNVGVASLRLYRPFPAADLLPSLREAELIIVLDRAYSPGAPAPPLAADIKTLLHTAGLQTPVWSVVCGLGGHEIRLSMAEKLLQKALKAVREGAGANISFYLGEEVNTP; this is translated from the coding sequence ATGCTGCGCCAAGCTTTGCTATATTTGATGTCGGGCAACGAGGCGATTGCGCATGCTGTGATGGACGCTGACGTGGATGTTGTGGCCGCTTACCCGATTACACCCCAGACAACGATTGTTGAAAAGCTCAGCGAATACGTGGCTTCGGGGATGCTTGATGCAGAGTTTGTTCCCGTCGAGTCGGAGCACTCGGCGCTCTCAGTCTGTCTGGGCGCTTCCCTCACGGGTGCAAGGGTTTTCACCGCAACCTCGAGCCAAGGCCTCGCCCTGATGCATGAAATACTCTACATCGCCTCGGGCCTCCGCACACCCATCGTAATGGCCATCGCCAACAGAGCACTCTCAGCCCCAATCAACATACACGGCGACCACAGCGACATCATGGGTTCACGGGACGCCGGATGGATACAGCTCTTCGCAGAAAACCCGCAACAGGCCTATGACTTCACCTTGATAGCGTATCGCGTCGCAGAGGACAACAGAGTCATGCTCCCCGTCGCCGTAAACGTCGACGGCTTCACTGTCTCACACTGCTACGAGGGTGTAAGAGTCCTCGGAAAAGAGGACGCCCGAGCCTTTCTCCCAAGGACCCCGAGACCTCGGCTTGAATACGAGACACCTATCACCGTTGGAGCCATGTTCTCGTCCATGCACTACCATGTTGCTAAAACTGAGCAGGCTAAAGCGTTGGAAAGCTCTCTCAACGTTGTCAAGGAGGTTTTCAGGTCTTATCCCATGCGGGAGGAAGGCTATGATGTTGTGCATGCGGTTAACACGGATTCGCCGGTTATGGTTGTGGGCCTCGGAGGCGTGATGGGAACATTTAGACATCTCGGCCGCCGAATGAACGTGGGCGTGGCGAGCCTCCGTCTCTACAGGCCTTTCCCAGCCGCAGATCTCCTGCCCAGCCTCAGAGAAGCCGAGCTCATCATCGTCCTCGACAGGGCCTACTCCCCAGGCGCCCCAGCACCACCTCTCGCAGCAGACATCAAAACACTTCTCCACACAGCAGGCCTCCAAACACCAGTCTGGAGCGTTGTCTGCGGATTAGGCGGCCACGAAATCCGGCTCAGCATGGCTGAGAAACTTCTCCAAAAAGCACTCAAAGCAGTCAGAGAAGGCGCAGGAGCAAACATCAGCTTCTACCTGGGCGAGGAGGTGAACACGCCGTGA